The Anastrepha ludens isolate Willacy chromosome 2, idAnaLude1.1, whole genome shotgun sequence DNA window GCGCCGGATGTTGTTGCATCAGTATTTGAAACGGTTGGCTTTGCTGGTGATGTTGCGGCGTTGCCGAGTAGTAATGATTCGGCATAATTTGGGTTGGATGTAAGACGGGGTAGACGACCGGATACATCTGCTGGGTCTGTGTGGTAAATGCAGGCTGTGGGCCGCCGCCAGCAGGGGAAGGCTGTGGTGGTGGATGGAACGTCTGATGTGGTTGGCCTGGTGAGGGCGTAGTTGATGGCGGAgtttgcgttatgaattgcaatTGCTGTGGGGGCGGTTCATACATGCGCACCTGCAGggacaaaaattttcgattattagtaagagataaaaaataaaaaaatattggtctGGGAAAAAATAAGTCCATTATTGCGTCAAATTTTTGCCTAAATGGtttgaaactgttttatggtcgatatttagctaatgggcgatgctacgactactaacatgccgggcAACTTAGactatttctttgattttagcggcattttctttaacatcaaaaatgcctgaacggaattaTTGGAACCTATACTTGCACGTAATTAGccgttacagtatcggcaccataaacaccattcacaatttcagcgtctgccttgcattttcgcctttaacaaaaaaaactggacaatttaccgaattttctctttgttgacttccattgttccCTTtgactcacaactgaatggaacaaacaaaaaacagcaaaagattttttttagtgtgaacaACGAGCATGAACTTAAAATGTTTCGTTCGATACTTTACGATATATCGATcagtacagccatctaccgggaatataatggatttctttttccccaacctaaCAGAGacagttatttaatttaagtttaataaatttgacTTACATTTACATATGGCTGCGATTGGAAATGTGGCGCATGGGGCGTCTGTTGATAATGAATAAATTGTTGAATGGGTGCAGCTGCCAGTAAAGGTTGTCCCGTAGCCGTTGTGGCCGAAACATGTGTTTGCGATGCCGCCATCGGTCCTGCACAACATaagatataaaaacaattatagtttaattaataaagaataattttagcacagttttacTGCACACTAACCGTAATTGCCCCTGCGCATGCGCGGCTGTTGACCGGCTTGTGGATGAGTCGGTGCTTGGAATGCGGGCTGTTGTGACTGCATTACATACATGGGTGTTTGGCTGGCTGCCTGTACATGTGCTCCGGTCGAGTAAATGCCCTGCAGCGGCACTGGCGTTTGTGGTGTGTGCGGCCGCGATGGATTTGGCGTGCTAGGACTGCGAGGCGTAAATGGCTTCGCCGACGGATTCAACACATGCGCTTTCTTTACGGTCGTCGTCCCGGTCGTGGTGGTGCCACTGGTCGCCGTTAATGCTGTACCCGTACCAGGGGGCGTGGTAACTTTGTCGCCTGCGTTAGTTGCCCCAACGCTGGTCACCGGTGTGGCTGTTGTCACAGGAGTTGTGTCCAACTTATGCTGCTGTGTCGTATGTTGCGCCTGTTGAAGTTGTTGTGGTGGAGTATCTGCCACTGGCGGCGAATTGGGCTGCAAttgtggctgttgttgttgcggcgGTGGCTGCTGTGGTGGCGACACGTGGTACATGCCTTGTTGTGCCACCTGCTGTTGCGGAGGTTCCTGTGCTAAAGGTGTGGTCGGCTGCGACGGCGCTTGTTGCTGGtgttgatgttgatgttgtgcaggctgctgctgctgctgctgttggtgcTGTTTGGATAAATGCATCATGTTGCCGCTATCCAAATGCGTTTTCTGTTGCTGTTGCGGTTGCTGTTGATGTACATGCTGCGGTGGCacgtgttgttgctgctgcgttTGCTGTTGCACCTGCACCAAATGAGACGGCACAtagtgctgttgttgctgtgggACATGCGCTTGCTGCTGCGGTGGCGGCGCATGGTGTTGTCcgtgatgctgctgctgcgcGTGCTGCATATTCAAGTGTGACTgtgcttgttgttgctgcacaacgacttgttgctgctgtgcctgctgctgctgttgctgttgtggaGGCGACACCGACGGTTGGGGGTGGTGCCCCGCACCTTTACCCAAATTCAAGTGCTGCTGCGTCAGCTGCTGTTGCTGTAACGGCACTTGCGATTGCTGTTGTGGCGACGTTGAAGTATTGTTCGCCAATTGGAAATCTTGCGCAAACTGTCGCAAGTCCTGCATTTGATTGCGCATTTGCCGCTGTGGCTGTGGTGGCGGCTGGTTAGGCGGCCCAGATATGCCCACGGCACCGCTTTGCGATTGTGCGTGATTGTGACCACCACCGCCGCCCCCCTGCAGTGGCGGTGAAGTGCTATTGTTCACACTCATCGGTCCGCTAATCTGCTGCTGCCCATGTGGCGGACCGTGAGATTTGCCCATAGAGATCTGTTTGTATTTGAAGAAAGCGTTAATCAACCGCTGCTCAGGTATTAAGTAACTTTCAGTATACTAACCTGATTCTGTGAGTCATTATAGTTTAGCGAATTGCTTTGCCCACCTTGATACTGACGCATGCTGCGCTGCGGCATCGGCTTGCCGGAATTCGTATTAGACTCGCCATTTATCTTCGACGACCCGCCCATATGCGATTGGTTGCGATACTGATTCGCCCTGCAATACCGAAAACAaacatgtaaataaaaattgcaaaataagtCAATTGAATGCGTACAGAATGTACGTACATAAATTACATAGAAGACATAAAAAACGTATTTTAATTTAGAGAAATTACACATTACCACATACCGTGAAAATTAAACCAGGTTTCTTAGGCGTAAACAAAGGTATGATAACAGATAACTGGAGCAAAATGGGGCGTACTGGCCACTGTCGGCTATGGTAAATATGCCAATTAAGAGATGTGCATTcccaaattcactgagagcgtTTGTCATAACTCCGAACCAGAGAGTGTGTAGAGCAAAAAGATGCGTAGAAATTAGGCATATTAATACATCAAAGTTTTGGAGAGAGTAGTGAACCAATAACTTAAAGAATattggaaatatttgaaattttaatgagctTTGCTCGAAATTCCAATCCGGGATTCGTAAACATCGTTCATGTGAAACAGCAATAAATTATATCATCGACGAATGGAAAACCggtgaggttaggttagattatacCGGCTAGCCGAAGCCATACACAGaacattttggtccatagcgataccagatgagAGACCTATTTTAACGGGAATATGTATCGCTCCAGATGCGAGAATTTTTTGAGTCGCTTAAGCTCCAGTTCAGGGATACAAAACTGCGACTACCCAGGTAGCATAGACTAGTTGGGAAAccggtgaaaaacaaaatgaaattattgaagtttcTTTTTAGATTTTAAGAGTGCATTTGAGACCATTGATAGAgagattttgtaaaaaaaaagtgcaaatatGGGATGCGAATCGTGGCACTAGAATGTAAATGCACTAAGTAAATGGGAAGATATTGGAATGTGCGAAGAGTAAAAAAAGGAGCACTACAGGGATCAATTTTGGGAGCTATACTATTTATAGACATACTAGGTGACTCCATAAGTTTCgaggttcgataagagagggcgttgctactagcctaaatttttattgctttgtttACAAGTCATTTAgaatcgacgtgtcacagtattcgctacaatggaaaaaatcaagtatcgtgcagtgattgaatttgttttttggaaggtttaaaagcaaaggaaatttatgaactaaTGTTGAAAATGTATACGGCCTTtacgccatcaattagtacagtagaaggCGGAAAgcattaagcatttttttcatgagtgtTCTGCATTTGCTAGAGTAAGGCTGCGAATTTCGGGTTCCGATTTCATGATTaattttcgttctctcaaactggaggatattttcagatttaacaaagaatctggaaaattctaacTGGTCTAGCTACCTCTATTTTCCTATTCTATCCCATCTTTTCCCATTttttacttctctcctttcctccttgactatctaccctttcactttccagtGCTTAAAAAACAAtggagttaccaaatctctcggtgcttcttggctcgacttttcaaatttcaatttcagtgcagtagaaagatggtttgctgaatttaaacgtggtcgtacaagcgtTGAAGACGATCCAAGTCAAGGGCGTcctaaaccaacaacaacaccagaaatcgtggGGAAAAAATTCAGGAtgtcgtattggaaaatcgtcgagtgactgaaaaagATTTAGCAGAAGTCCTAGGCCTCTCATTTGGCAATGTATGCAATATT harbors:
- the LOC128862145 gene encoding ataxin-2 homolog; this encodes MNTNNNKRKNRPSGVSRYVTDNRQQQQHQQHQQQSNKGRTQVQGVYKNTHFIHAATALVGSLVHVRLRSGNIYEGVFHTFSPSFDVALELPVCIKSNKIEEEGKHVPNHMIFPFDTVVNISAKDFDSRYATTRTFATDGAISEKFNGIRFEEKELEPWDASGLNGDVDIELDGASNGWDPNEMFRQNEHVFGVQSTFDDSLSSYTVQLDKVDSDEFKEAEAKAEKLAAEIENNPIYRERVDLENGDEESIFAAVERPGSEVEREREREREQEREREREREKEKERERDRERDREREQRERERDERERSKRAGGGVSNGGAFETREVMPERYITKPTRSITGPPPPVAMASSNNITNSSTAAVSSQTSGNGPTQRSHTDRSAAGSNGGVGGEIMGGERLINAQSSASSTIVQPQQQQQQSQLQQTNSNQSPAGGMTGGMKSTAAPPLVSNPSVGSGSDGGNKYGGGSMMKRKTVPQGKQMMRNTPPSNNPNTQSGVGSSGGSMTQGGGGGNQSVAAKGGSYQSMSMQNQSSYQNFSQIMHGANQYRNQSHMGGSSKINGESNTNSGKPMPQRSMRQYQGGQSNSLNYNDSQNQISMGKSHGPPHGQQQISGPMSVNNSTSPPLQGGGGGGHNHAQSQSGAVGISGPPNQPPPQPQRQMRNQMQDLRQFAQDFQLANNTSTSPQQQSQVPLQQQQLTQQHLNLGKGAGHHPQPSVSPPQQQQQQQAQQQQVVVQQQQAQSHLNMQHAQQQHHGQHHAPPPQQQAHVPQQQQHYVPSHLVQVQQQTQQQQHVPPQHVHQQQPQQQQKTHLDSGNMMHLSKQHQQQQQQQPAQHQHQHQQQAPSQPTTPLAQEPPQQQVAQQGMYHVSPPQQPPPQQQQPQLQPNSPPVADTPPQQLQQAQHTTQQHKLDTTPVTTATPVTSVGATNAGDKVTTPPGTGTALTATSGTTTTGTTTVKKAHVLNPSAKPFTPRSPSTPNPSRPHTPQTPVPLQGIYSTGAHVQAASQTPMYVMQSQQPAFQAPTHPQAGQQPRMRRGNYGPMAASQTHVSATTATGQPLLAAAPIQQFIHYQQTPHAPHFQSQPYVNVRMYEPPPQQLQFITQTPPSTTPSPGQPHQTFHPPPQPSPAGGGPQPAFTTQTQQMYPVVYPVLHPTQIMPNHYYSATPQHHQQSQPFQILMQQHPAQ